The window ttcaatgcatgggacagggtgctctgggctagtgcactgggatgacccagagggatgggagggggagggaggtgggagagggattcaggatggggaacacatgtacacctgtggctgattcatggcaatgtatgtcaaaaccaccataatattgtaaagcaattagcctgtaattaaaatgaataaatttattttaaaaaagcctttGTATCAAAAAGGAATTATGCTCTACAGACAGCAGTATTATCACTTCTTTAAGTATTGCCAATGTTATTCTATAGTTGTCTCTTAAGTAGATGGTGTATATCAGGTTTTGTGTAAAATAATCCGTTCAGGtacaatttatattttacaaaaattataaatatatggataaaatataatatataaatatatacatctaATTTGAAAATTATGGTGTTCAATTATTGGGATAGTCTGTAAAAATTTCTGATGAGgttgggctccctggtggctcaggtggtaaagaatctgcctgcaatgcaggagacctgggttcaattcctggttgggatgatcctctggagaagggaaagactacccactccagtatcctttcctggagaattccatagacagaggggcctgacaggctacagtccatagggtcgcaaattaATACTAACCAAAGTTTGTCGTATGAATACAGTTTACAGAGATAACACCTAAGTTACCTTATCAATGGCTTCTGACTTCATCatgtttttcttctccaatatGGTTGAATATTTTTTGACCATTCCATTTAACTTTGTATTATATTCAGCtagagtttcttttctttgttaaatGATTCATTAGGATTAGCTTCTATTAAGTATATTCAAAAGCCACACTTATAAAAGAATCACATGTTGCAAGTATGCCTAACCAAGCTCTAGAATTAAAGCCAGTAAGAATCTAGATGATCCtgatgaagagaagtgaaaggcaaaggagaaaaggaaagatacactcatttgaatgcagagttccaaagtatagcaaggagagataagaaagccttcctcaggaatcaatgcaaagaaatagaggaaaacaatagaatgggaaagactagagatctcttcaagaaaattagagatacaaaggaaacacttcatgcaaagatgggctcaataaaggacagaaatggtagggacctaacagaagcagaagatattaagaacaggtggcaagaatacataggagaactgtacaaaaaggatcttcctgacctagacaatcacaatggtgtgatcactcacctagagccagacatcctggaatgtgaagtcaagtgggccttagaaagcatcactatgaacaaaattagtggaggtgatggaattccaattgagctatttcaaatcctgaaagatgatgctgtgaaagtgctgcactcaatatgtcagcaaatttggaaaactcagcagtggccacaggactggaaaaggtcagttttcattccaatcccaaagaaaggcaatgcaaagaatgctcaaactactgcacaattgcactcatctcacatgctagtaaagaaatgctcaaaattctccaagccaggcttcagcagtatgtgaactatgaacttccagatgttcaagctggttttagaaaaggcagaggaaccagagatcaaattgccaacatccgctgaatcatcgaaaaagcaagagtgttccagaaaaacatctatttctgctttattgactatgccaaagcctttgactgtgtggatcacagtaacctgtggaaaattcttcaagagatgggaataccagaccacctgacctgcctcttggaaaacctgtatgcaggtcaagaaacaacacttagaacaggacatggagcaacagactggttacaaataagaaaaggagtacgtcaaggatgtatattgtcaccctgcttatttaacttatatgcagagtacatcatgagaaattctgtggtggaggaagcacaagctggaatcatgattgccaggagaaataccaataacctcagatatgcagatgacaccacccttacagcagaaaatgaagaaaaactaaagagcctcttgatgaaagtgaaagaggagagtgaaaaaactggcttaaagcacatttagaaaatgaagatcatggcatctggtcccatcacttcatggcaaatagatggggaaacaagggaaacagtgacagactttatttttctgtgcttcataatcactgcagatggtgacttcagccatgaaattaacagacacttgcttcttaaaagaaaagctatgacaaaactatagagcgtattaaaaagcagagatattactttgccaagtaagatccatctaatcaaagctattgtttttccaatggtcacgtatggatgtgagagttggactataaagaaagctgagcatagaagaattgatgcttttgaactgtggtgttggagaagactcctgagattccctttgactgcaaggagatccaaccagtccatcctaaaggaaatcgaccctgaatattcattggaaggactgatgttgaagctaaaactccaatcctttggccacctgatgtgaagaactgactcagttcggtgacgaccctgatgctgggaaagattgaatgtgggaggagaaggggatgacagaggatgagatggctggatggcatcaccgactcaatggacatgagtttgagtaaactctgggagttggtgatggacaggactggcatgcagcagtccacggagttgcaaggagtcggacatgactgagcaactgagctgaactgaactgactgaaggatcttgataatattttatatataaataaccaCTGTGAATATACGGGaaaaagtcaatattttaaagaatattattggAACAGATTAAAATGTTACATTCAATATGAGAAACACAATTTtgaaaattctataaaattatattatctaTAAAAGTGAATAACATATCAGAGACAAAAGGCATTTTTTGTAAAGATATCTCTTTACTTTGTCAAATTAAATAATCACATTTAATGACAACACTTAAAGCTCTATTTGCATATATACTAAGATTCCAGATATAAAGCTAAATAATTGATCAAAAGAGATTGAGAGGTATTTTGTGCTGACAAGAcatgcatgaaagagaaatacTCATCTCATGGCTCATAGCCCTTGGAAGCTTTCCCTGTGGGTAGAGGAGATCTGAAAAATCCCAGGTGTACTTAATCCCAGATTCCTCTAGTGAATGAACTGGAATCAACAATCCTCCAAATAAGAAAAACTTTAGGTAATTGTGGCTCTTTCGTTgagccttttcattttcatataaagTGCACAGAACACATATGGCCTAGGAACTACTGAGTGTGAGACCTGGAGAGCGATAGGAAGGTCTCAGGTAAACCCCCATATCTGCAGCTATGATGTGAGCTCTACCACGATGAGGCAGAAGATTTCTTCTGTGAATGGAAAACAGATCTGTCATAACAGTATCATTATCATTTATGAGTATCTGTCACTAGTTAATCACTAAAGCACTAACTCCAGACTTATGAAAGCATAATACAATACATGTgcacataatataaatatttatttattcatagaaTCTTTACAAAATAGAGACACAACATTTCTGAGAAGAGAATAAGAAGAATTTAGAATTGGTAACTTCAAGATGTCATTGAAAGAAAATTTCACACCATTTTATTCAGGAAATTTAGCTGTGATCCTCATAAGTGAAAggaaaaaccagaaatagatgatGTTAAAAGTTCCCAATATCTGAAGGACTATATGAGGATGGCTCACGTTTCTCCTTAGCTTGAATCTCTTCCCACTAACCTTCTTAGCGCCCACTTAACTTCTTTATTTCTCAAGGTGTAGATCAAAGGATTCAGTGAGGGTGTCACTACAGTGTAGAAGAGGGTGAGGAATTTACTGTAATTCTGTGTGTATTTGCTCTTGGGTTGGATGTAGACAGAAATTATtgtcccaaaaaacaaaaccacaacaaTTAGGTGGGACCCACAAGTCCCAAatgctttcctcctgccttcagtggaTTTTATCCTCAGCACACTCCTCACAATGCAGCCATAGGAGGCCAGAATAAGCCCCAGAGGTATCACCACATACAGAAAAATAGCTATGGAGAGCTCATTTTCCAGGAAGGTTGTGTTCACACAGGCAATCTTAATCAGGGCAGGCTCCTCACACATGAAGTCATCCACCATGTGATGGCTGCAGAGAGGCAATTGGAAAACAAGGATGGTCTGAACCGTGGACTCCACAAAGCCACTGATCCAGGCCAGAGCTGCTAGTTGCTGGAGGAGCTTTGGGTGCATGATCACTGCATAGTGGAGGGGTCGACAGATGGCATtgaagcggtcataggccataaCAGTCAGCAGGACACATTCCGTGGAGCCCAGCCCCAAAGCAACATACAGCTGGATCACACAACCAGTGTAGCTAATGGTCTTGTCAGGCCCCTTGAGATTCCAAAGCATTTGTGGGACAATACTGGTGGTGAAACAGAGGTCCAGGAAGGAGAGATTggagaggaagaaatacatgggtgTGTGGAGTTTGGGGTTAAAGTACGAGACCAGTATGATGGCTGTGTTCCCCATCAGTGTCAGAATGTATATGATAGAGACGACAAGAAGGAGAACCATCTCCAGGTGGGGCTGGTCAGAAAAGCCCAGTAGGATGAAACCTGCCGGAGTGCTAGCATTTGTTCCTTTCATTGCTTAATTGTGAGTCACCATTCTTggtcatttctattttcttcctgtGGGAAAGAAAGTCAGATAtcataacaaaaatatatataacaaactAAGTAAAATGAGCACTTTGACACTGATTTTTTAATATAGAGAAATGACAGAGTAAAAGTATGCAAAATAAATAGTATAGTAGGTTGTCTTGTTAAGAAGAGACACACAGAGTCTGAAAACACCAAATGCATTGcaaggaaatatataaacatagaaTAGACTTCAGAGAATAACCCAGAACAGATGTGAGAAGTATCCCAAATTCTCTGAAGACAAAATACATGGGCCGTCAACATGCATAGTGTGAAAaaccaaagaaatggaaagtaagATGGttgttacacatacacatacatgatagatgatagatagaaaaatattgaaaaatacattGAGTGAGCAAAAGTCTGAGAAACAAGGcatataaaattcaaaacatggaacaaaataggaaTTGTTAGAATTTTCAAACATGAAGGGTTAGAGATAATTATCGTTAATATTCATCCTTTTTCTGTGAAGCAAATAATTACTAATCTAATAAGTGTGGAGGAAAACTTCTGAAATCTCCCCATTTGAGTCACACGTCTGCTATTTTAGCAATATGCTCTCCTGGAAATTGTATTTACAATCCCCAATAAGCAAGCTCTACCCTATATGACATGAATACTTCACATGCTTTTGTGCAGTTTTATTACAAGAGTTCATGAATTCAGCCACTAATGCAATCCAGTGACCTTCCATCAAGTATGTTATTTTGATTTATCAGTGTCTTTACACTATTAACTTGCAAAGATTAAGAAACACAGGCATGAAAATTTGTACTTCTGAATGGTCAATTTTGAAGTCTTCAAAACAGGTACAGTCATTTATCTTGGAGATCGAATTAAAACAAGCTGcttaaacacaaataaacaacaaaaccatCCAATGACAATTACTGATCTCCCCTTAAGTATCCTGGCAAGAAAATTAAACTTACTTCTAAGAATCCTTCACCTTTATAGCACCTCTCAGGCAATTATTGCACAGTCCAGTTTAGAGAGAATAAGTGGCTTATTTTCTTTGGCATCCATAGTAATAAtcagtttcattttaaattttggccAAGACAAAGCTCTCACGTGttttgcatcagatcagatcagtcactcagtcgtgtctgtctctttgcaaccccatgaattgcagtacgccaggcctccctgtccatcaccaactcccagagttcactcagactcatgtccatcaagtcagtgatgccatccagccatctcatcctctgtcgtccccttctcctcttgcccccaatccctcccagcatcagagtcttttccaatgagtcaactcttcgcatgaggtggcaaaagtactggagtttcagctttagcatcattccttccaaagaaatcccagggctgatctcctttagaatggactggttggatctccttgcagtccaagggactcgcaagagtcttctccaacaccacagttcaaaagcatcaattctttggcgttc of the Bubalus kerabau isolate K-KA32 ecotype Philippines breed swamp buffalo chromosome 3, PCC_UOA_SB_1v2, whole genome shotgun sequence genome contains:
- the LOC129647496 gene encoding olfactory receptor 2H1-like, yielding MKGTNASTPAGFILLGFSDQPHLEMVLLLVVSIIYILTLMGNTAIILVSYFNPKLHTPMYFFLSNLSFLDLCFTTSIVPQMLWNLKGPDKTISYTGCVIQLYVALGLGSTECVLLTVMAYDRFNAICRPLHYAVIMHPKLLQQLAALAWISGFVESTVQTILVFQLPLCSHHMVDDFMCEEPALIKIACVNTTFLENELSIAIFLYVVIPLGLILASYGCIVRSVLRIKSTEGRRKAFGTCGSHLIVVVLFFGTIISVYIQPKSKYTQNYSKFLTLFYTVVTPSLNPLIYTLRNKEVKWALRRLVGRDSS